The DNA region TTCTTAAGAAGATGGGAATGACAGTAAAGGATGGTGGAAGTAATAGATACattaatcaaatgaaataataattgtgaagcatttagcatattgcctggcacatagtaagcactatataaatgttagctcttattattagtattctataaatatacatgtagaaaaatgtatgcatttattttaatgtatttttgacatcataaaagaaaataatttttgctgCAGTCAAATAAATTTCACTGATAGTCAAATTAAACAATAATTTTAATATCCTAAAGGAAACTGAAAGGAAGAAGGATGAAAAAGTCCACACTTACCAAattgaaaaggcaaaaatagctaGGGGGAAAACATGTTGCATGGTATGAAGATTAAATTATTAGCGGTGTAGTGTAAATGTCAAGAGCATGGACATTTGGGAAAACTATTACAATTCTTAATCTTTTCAACCACTTGCATGATGAAATCCTTAGGTCAATTCCTTTTTTGAGTGTGCCTTACCTGGTTTTAATTCAggctttgttttttaatatttaaacatTCTTCAATTATTTATCTTCTGTTGTGTGGCAATCTTTATTCAGCATTAATTAACTCCATATCACATTCTCTAAACTGCTGTTCCAAACCAATTTTACTCTCTTCAGGTCTATAACCCATTCCTGACTTCTACACACTGCAGATAACCTACTTTACTGAAATGAAGGCCATCTGTCTACTTCGAAATTTCTTGactctcctcaaattttcttccttccctcctgttcAAGAGGAACATTCCTTCCTAAGGTctactcctttcccttttccccagttcatttccttcctcccttcaggACCTTTTTTCATCATCCATACTCTTTCatacattttgattttcttttatccaCTGACCCTATACCTTTTACCTATAAAAATGCTTAGGTCTCCCCTAACTCCCCTAAATTTTCCTCACCTTCCTTGTGTTACCTAGTCAgtgcccctcctttctttcttccatgctGATCACACTCACTATCTTATATTCCCTTGTCCTTTGGCTTGCAAACCTCTTGAAGAACAGTCTGTGCATCTGTTCcaattaagctaagttaggttcagATTCGGATTCATACTGGCAATAAGGCATactcccaacagaacaaagttttttattgaaagacaggggaaatactcttaTTAACCCTgcaaccacattatttaacaattcctactacacagttaatgcagtgacaaagacagagacacagacgcacagaggcaacacctgttcagaGGCAAACTGCTGCCCTaggtttctccaagctggggaatctctctcttctctacaaaaaacaaagaaaccgacaaaggacacacacacataacatacaacatacatatgtTCAGCACCTACACCAAAGCTTTTCCTAAGCTGGAGAACCCTGTCTTTTACAGCCACTTTGGTGAGTCCCTTCTGAACGTAGCCCCAGGCGAAGCATCCTCCccatgggtgaggttccaatgtgaCTGTCCCACATGGTGACTTTTATAGggtcctgaacaaagaaagtttttcccaccAGAGAGGGGAGACTCACTGCTAACTGCCCCAGATATTCTCTGCCAGAGAGGGTAGCCACTCCCCTAGGAAGGGGAAGATCCTGTCaggcattttgtttttgagaactggctaggtcctcaaaaagcagcttcagaagtatttcctgttctttgttcaggaccTATCTGCCTCCTAGTGGAAGTGTATCCTGTCCTTTGTTCAGTCCTATCagtcagagaggaatgtctgagaggtgcATTCTCAGTCTCCTAGCtggaaaggaatgtctgattctttattccaagccggAGAGTttaaagatcttgcaggagctaggggatgggggggaagggagagccaggcttacactgtaatatggaggatcttctgtaatgatttatcattcagtaTCCCTCCAGTGTCTTTCACAGATGATTCTCAGCTACTAGTTCCTCAACTACATGCAACTGCTTCATTTCCCACTACTCTACAGAAACTTGTGTTACTGTTAACCTTCAAATTGCCAATTCCAGTGACATTTCTCATTTGTTATCCTTTGCCTCACTATTGCATCTAACAATATTTGCAaccttttttgtcttctccttCTACAGCTACTTCTGGAGTAACTCCAAAAATTCTTTGTTGACTCCTTTCCTCCTCGTGCCTTATCTTTTCCTAGATTTTGTGCTTagtctatttctcttctctttctcttggtgatctcattgactttttgggcTGTGGTAACATTAAAACCAATGAATGACTTTCAAATCTCTATCTTCAGCTCaacctctggacctcagtttccagcTTTCtgtttaaattcaacatgtccaacaTGAGACTCACAGCATTGAAAAGGAACGTTAAAGGTTATCTAGCTCATTGCCTACtcataagtgcttattaaaaCTGATTATCTTCGTCTCCAGATCTCttcttcttcctgacttctgtaTTTCTGTTGATGGGATTGCCATTCTTCTAAGCACTCTCAGCACCAATTTTtatttgtctctttctcctttaccttccaTGTTCATTTGGACTTGGCACACATCTTCTGTGTGCCTGCTATGTGGAAGGCATTgggcatacaaagataaaacaagataattgctgatttcaaggagcttatgttctactagtTGTGATTCAAGGGCTTCTAGCACTGGAATAGCTCTTGAGGCCATCTTTGTTTGCCATCACAACATTCCTAGTCCAGGTCACCTTGCCTAGTCTATTACAAAAGCTACTAAACTGATCTTCCCGTCTATGATTTCTTCCCCATTTAATTCTTCCTATACACTATTTCAGATCAATCTTACTGTATAGATGTGATTGTATCACTCTACATAGAGAAGCAACATGGCTAGTGGAAAAGAAACAAACCCACAACACAGCAGTGTTCTCAGATCCGAGTCCTGCCTGCCGTTTGCTAGCCATTAACTACATTCATATCATTAACCTTTGAAAGAGAGTCCAagcttttagagatataaaatggatttgtaccacttacctcacaggattattttgaggaaagtgttttataaactgtaaaggctgttattattactgctcaaaaatcttcagtggctctccTTTGCCCATGAGTTACATTCCAGACCTTATTACCTGGTACTCAAGTCTCTCCACGAaatggctccaacctatctttctggTCTTATCTTACTTTCctataatctattttatttagTCTCAGCTGCTGagctatgtgtatatacatatatgtacatatatatgcacacacatatatgtatatataagtatatgtgtgtatatatgtatgtatataaaatatgtgtgtatatgtatatgcacatatacatatatacatgagtgtgtatatgtgtatacacacacacacacacatatatatgtatatatatgtatatatatatatacacacacaccttgtCTCCCCTGCTAGATTTTAAACTAATTGTGATCATGGGACATGTATTTTATTGCCTTCAATCTCTGTTATGCTCTGCTTTCTGtttagtaggtacttattaagtatttattgagtcaAGTTATCTTAATTCACAGCAGCCCTGGTGTGATAAGGTAAGATGAATTAAGGTAAGGTGAGGTTTGACAGGAAGGATGTGctatcactttcattttattgaaattGAAACAGACCTCCCCTGAAGTCACAGTAGGGTTGGAGCTAACACCAGAGCCCCAAGCATTCCAGAAAGCTTCTGAAAGGCTGGTATTCTAGCACATCATCAAATCAGTCAGCTTTCTTAACTACAATTAAGGAATGCTTTCCATAAGAGCATATTATTCTTAGTAAGGACACTAATTGAGTTAAAAAGATAGTGTTAAAAATATAGCTAAATATAACTAAACCTAAGGAATTAATAAAACATGGTAgatattagtaaaaaaaaaaatatatatatatatatatatatatatatatatatatatatatatatatatatatatatatgcctttaCTTAGAAacatagaatcctagatttagagctggaagataacTTATAGACCATATAGTtcagtcccttattttacagataaaaaatgctatttggAAGTTTGACATATATTCTAAGAGTAGAAATTGTTTATCAGGGTGTGAGATAATCCTTTAACATTTGTGTATATTTTGGTAGTCCTTTAGTGAAGAAGATTCCTTTAAAAAGTGCTCATCAGAAGtggaagctaaaaaaaaaattgaagaactaCTTGCTAGTCTTTTGAACAGGTGATTTGCCTTCTTGCTGAGTTATCTTGTTTGTATTCTGTATACCATACATTGAAAGGATAATTGATGTTCTTTTTTATAAGCTGTAGATTAAGCTGGAGGCTAAAAATTAAGAGATAAATTAACTGTAAAATTTCTATGATGTACTAACAAGAGTAATGATATATCCatttttataaggtttttcttctttttttttttttacttctgtcaCTTAGAGTTTAGTAACTTTGTGGCTATACCAGGGCTCTTAAAAGGATTGGCAGTTATCTGGCTCTCCTGAAGACTCCCTTGATCTGCTATTTGACAATAAGGAAgaacttgaaatttttttctgtgacaattgctttgccctcccttccctgaaACTAAAGTATTACAATTTGCTTTTGCTTCAGCGAAAGGAAAGGGTTACAGTGGGTACCAGGATTTAGGGAAGTCAGGTCATTGAGCCTGTTATAATCTAGATTTTTCTAAATCTCCCTTGGAAGAGGTATATTGATTATTAGGTTGaagagaaattaaggagatgaatataCAATGCTTTGAAGCTTATTCTTCCAGTTTATAGCCCCTTTCTACCATTTCTTAGACTGTTAACATTGTAAGAGTATGACAAAAGAACAAAATTGCTAACTCTGAATGAATGAAGTTATATGAAAGTTTGACTGGGACTGTGtaagtacaaaaatatgaatttgtgaGTTGCTTCTGATACCATAGGCTTGGCAAGTAAATTCAGCCTTCTGACCCATTTGCCACTAGATtcaaaggagaaggtgtactgaATGGAAATCACTTCTCTTTGGCatacctcagaaaaagaagtaaatggggctaaggtctgttaacattccaaatatttcaaaatatgcatttttcctatgtgtccataCTTTAGGGACACCATGTACATTCTGTAGAAAATTGTTCTTTTCCCATCCCAATCCCCAACTCCCTGATTAGGTTTCCTCTATTAGAGATTTGTAGGGTATAAACCACAGTGGTACGGTCCACCTTTGGACTGAAGGGAGAATCCAGCAACAAAAAATCCTGTAGTTAAAGGCAGAGAGGCTGTGATTGTAGATTCAGTTGAGGGTTGACTGTGAGCCCCAAAAGTTGAATTTCTCTAGTTTTCCCTACCACTTGAAGCAAGGCTCTCATCTGCTCAGCATAATCATGCAGCTTAGAATGCTACAGTCAGCTGAGGACAGATTAATATGACCCAGCTCCAGTATTATGACTCAGCCTGTTCCTAGGAGGACTACTGTGGAATTGGGTCATGCAAATCATTGTATCCAAATCCGAGGTTATTCTAAACTCCCTGACTTTTATGAACAATTATGCATGGCAGGGAAACCACAGAAGTACAGCTTTCCTATTGTCTCCCACTCACAGAACTGACCATGGCCATTTCCACAGAACTTGGGTTGTACATCTTGACCATGTGAAAACacatactatctatccatccactgaagaattttacttttcattctgaactttaaacaaaaactgaataaaacaagaatttccacaTTCATTGTGGAACAGAAGGAGAGGATGGTACATGAAACTGCAATCTCTTTTATGTAAAGATCAGCAAATAGTTTTAATGTATATAGTTAAAGAAGCATGTTGAAAATTCATGGGTTTTTGTGCTTTCCCTTAAAAGGGGAAAATCAGGATAAATTCCATAAAATAACGgtagtttttttcctcttttaatcctTCTAAActctaatgttttttaaaatgctgaagtATTTGGCGATGAATATTGCATAAGTGGCAATTTAAAATCATCTTATATTTCATCCATCTTTTAGGAGCCAGAATGATTGCTTACAACATCATggttttttcagttctttgtgacctggatagtttaaaattaattatatcCTCAAACACGCAGAAGATTATTTCCTTAATTAGTTTAATCTTTATTAGAACACATTTAACTGTAAGATGTTAATTACTGATATGTttatagaaaagaataaaaagttatTCTATTATGAGTAAACAAAGTCATACTTATTAGAAAGTTCAATGGAAGAGCAATTAAAGATAAATAGGTATTTCTTACACACTTATGAGTGTTCTATTTAAGTCTTCAGCTAAAAATACTCAATTTGAGCAAGTTTTTAAAAGTGGATACTGTTCTTGTCCGTTGTGATTTGCTCATCATCTCTAGAAAACATGTCAGAGATTAAAATCTGTATGttgtagagtagaaagaaaaaagtcattatCTGGATTTTTTTCCTCGGGAATGAGGTGTTctaattaaatgattttccaaataATTGAAATATATCCCTCTGAGTGccaaaacttttttgttttgacCATTTTTATTGGAACTCTTTCTAAAAATACGTTACACATTTATCTGCCTTCTTAAATTGAGTATAATGAACAtagtttaattatttatttacaaaTCAGGGTCATTACTAGTATATTCTATTTCTACAGCAATGCCCCTAAAAGTATATAGGGCTATTTACACAGTGATTAACTGGTcctaaaatagtatgctttctttgtatacctgtttttaaaaatttatttgcttcCTTCCTCATTAGGTGTTTTCTTCTCTGTCACTTGTCTTAGAATGCATGCCAGCAGCAGTGCTACTTGACTCTCTTGCTTCTAATTTGCTAGAGGCTGAGAAAGCAGATAACCAAgcttattggaattaattgtatTTAAATTAAGACTAAATAGATTCTGAGTGAGAGCTCGAGGGCTTATCCTATGTATGAATTATATGTACTTTGTgataattatttttgttgctcTATGGTCTTTTTAATTTCCTAGTTCTTGGCTATGTTGTAGACAGTTGCAATTTTGTAGATATGAGACTTCCAAAGTTAAGTGAGGTGCTACTATGCCTTATTTGGAATTTCCTAAGAATTATGGTTCCTTATTTTCAGAGTATGCAAAGATGGAAGGAAGCCGCATACGATAAGATTAATCATCCGTCGGTTCTCATCTGACCGACATTTTAACCGTGAGAGTCGTCAGTGTCCTATCCCATCTCATGTCATTCAGAAGTTAGGGACAGGTATGGGCTCATTTTATtgacttcttcatttctttctttgctgtGAATATACTTGTGCATCCATTTAATTTTGCTATATTGAGAAATTCAGTAGTACACAGTGCCACTTGAATTTTAAACAGTTAAATATTGAAGTAGAACTATGCTGTAAGTGCAGCCTGTTGCTGTGCCCTTGCAATCTCACAACTGAACCAGATACCCACCTTTTCTTTAGTTAAGTTAGTTAAGAAATACCCTTAAAGATGTattcatttttaaacaaaatagtaAAAAAGAATACTTTCTTATATAAAAAAAACTAAGGGCTTTTTCCATCCTTTCCTTTCATGGGCTCCTCTAGCAGAAACTATTTGTTTGACTGACTGCTTGGTTATTTCAAGGCTCCAGAAGCTGACCCCAGAGAATCAAATGTTTTTGTAGTAGTAGATTGTAGAGGAGAGTTTTGGGCAGGGATCAAGGGTAACCCTGTCATAGATGGTGTCCGGGTCTAACTTGTGCCAGGGGATAGGAAGACTGTTTTCATATGTGGAGAACTTGTAGGCTAACTAAGCAGCTTTAAACACTTGCTTAATTTTAGGATTCTCTAGAATAAGCCAAATATTAGAGGAAATACTCTGATGCAAGGAgcactggacttgcagtcaggaaatctgggttcaaatcttgccactaAGTAGGCTTCATGACCCTAGACAAGCAACTTCACTGCTcagagtcttagtttccttacctgaaaaaCAGGAATAACAATGATAACAATTATACCTACCTCTCGGGACTGTGAGGTTGTGACATGATTGCAAGGAAAGCAGCTTGTAAGCCTCAAATCCTATGCAAACAGAAATTGTGATTGTTGTAATAGTCAATATTATGTATGAAATTATCTAGCAGCTCTTTAGGCCTTTCATATCTTCCCTTGAGGCCTTTTTGCCTTCCAAGTATCTCATAAAGACTTAATGATAAGCCTTATTCATTAGGTTCCCTACTGTCATCTTTAGATATGGGCTAGTTTTGCTCCCAAGAAGATCAATATAAAGATAGCAATGGTACCAGTAGGGAATCAAGGCAAGGGAAACAATTGTTTTAGGAATGAGGGGActgtctctcttccccatcaGTAATGATGATAACAGCAGATATTGATATAAAATTTTTGACATTTTGCagaatctttatttatttttattttaatttaatgtaatttttgtatttattttatatttgtatcatatataaataattttaatatattatatttatatatttttttatttcgtTGGACTCTCTCAACCATCCTGTGAGTCAGACACCAGAGGTGTTACCATCATTGTCTTACAGGGAAGGAACCCAAGGTTCAGAAAATCAGAGTAACTAAATCGGAGAGTAGGGGTTTTGCTACCAGCTCACTTTTCCCTAGAAAATGTCAAgctaattattttctctttttcagatatTGAAACTTAAACACGAGGCAGTTAAAAAGGCTTTTTCCCAATTCAGAGGGGTCAGAATTGCTTATTCTTTGGCACTGCATTGCTTCTAATTTCTATTATAGTCAGTTACTTTAGCTTGTTTTAAAAGCAatcaaaaaatccttttttttttctttcattaaactTGCTGAATCGCTTGGCAATTTTAGGATTAAATACTACTTGTAATCCATTTGGCTTTCCATGTTATTGTGAGATAACCTCAGTTATTTGTATcccaggttttatttttttgattttatCAATGTTTTAAATCTATCTTATTCATAATTAAGCTTTTGATTCTAACAATTCATGttaatgcatttatttttcttacctcttttaaataattcatttagGAAATTATGATGTTATCACCCCAATGGTTGATATACTTATGAAACTATTTCGAAATATGGTAAACGTGAAGATGCCATTTCACCTTACCCTTCTAAGTGTGTGCTTCTCTAATCTTAAATCACTACCTACCTCTAAGAAAGGAtctattgaattttatttaacGCCGTCATCATCAACAACTTCACACTCTGGCAAGCGCACTTATGTAAGTGCAGGGTTTGGGGAAATAAACTGGGTTATTTAGATTGTGTGTCTAAGGTCATGAGAGTCCAGCTCTGGTGCTGTGTGCTTCTTTCTGTGGGTTaggtttttattcattcatattcccAAATGTTAGTGTTTTATTAAAGTCTTATTCATGTGATTTTAGACATTAAATATTCATCTAATCTAGAAATGGAACACTTGCACCATTCATTAAAACAGCTCAGTGGTTTCTTTTGTTGAGCATACACATTGTGTAATATAAACAGTAGAGAAACAGATAATTTTGGAAGTAGGAATAATTTTTCAGAAAGTAttggatattataaaacaggctTAAAAAGCAAGgccttttaattttcattttcatagaaATCCATTTAGTATTAGCTAATGAATTTTCATTAAAACACTTAAATCGCTTATCTATGACCCTGACATCTTATTGAGCTCTAACAGCAGCATATATATAGATCGGTTATTGAATGACACTCATGTAAAAAGTAAACAATAGTACAATCTGGAAAAAGTCAGTGATGTTttcagatgattaaaaaaaatacaacaataatTTATTGACCCTTAGCTATGACAACCCAAAATTGAATGATTAACAAAAACACTGTCTTAAACTATATGATTCACATCTAGAATAAGGCTGTCAATTCACTTCTTAATTTGcagtaatttatttttcattgtaaaTGTTActgaaactattttaaaatattaaatttgtagttttaaagtgaaaaaaaaatctaatttgaaGTTGAAGCCTAGTTTatcaaacaatatttattaatgtGATGAGATTATGCTAGTTATAAATTTAAGCAggcacttaattttaaaaatattagtgaTATAAATAATACCTAGTTGTTTATGTGCCATGGTGCTGGAgacaataaataagaaaaattcagTGAGATTATATAGATAACTTttaagacaaaattttaaaaatttcttagcCTTGAGTTACATAGAATATAAATTTTtgaaattatctttacatattgACAGTGGTGTTTTACAAACATCATAGTAatggtttttcttctctcttggtaTTTCTGTTATTCTTTAGAGTAGTAATTTTCTCAAATAACTGCCCTTATTGCACTTGTGCAGGGACTTATCTTtaaagtgaccttggacaaatcacttaatttccctgggtctcagtttccttatctataaagtgaaggtgTTAGACTtagtgatctctaaggccccatccagctctaaaatttggtTTTAGCCAGTCATGTTTAGTTTGTAACTCATTAGCAATTCGCCTGCCTGGGATGACGGGTCATGAAGCATAGGATTAGTTGAGTTAATGAACTACATGATCTTAGAGCTAGATTGCTGTGGTTTAATCACACTTACTTGAAACTAACTGCAGGAGGTTTTGAAGCCTGATAGGGAAAAAGTGCATACTCCCAGATTTATATCTAGAATAATCTATTAATTCATGTCTTAATATGGACAGACACATCCTAGCATGAGCATGGATGTGTCATGGGCAGTTTATCTATGAGGTCgtatattaacattttaaatttttttgtattcTAGAAAATGAAAGATACTCATATGGAAGAATTTTCACAGGACAAGGAAGTAAACTGGGATTTTCTACCAAGTGGAAGAATTGAAAGCACAAGACCTGGAGAGTCTCCATTAGATACTACGAATTttactaaagaaaaagaaattcatgatTTTCCATTTCACTCACTTCCTGAGGGTATAGACTATGAAGTCTTTAAACAACTTCCAGGAGATATTCAAGAAGAAATCCTTTCTAGCAAAACTAGAGAAAAAATTCAAGGAAAGGGAAGTTTGAGTTGTCCATTACATGCCTCTAAAGGagtattatctttcttttcttcaaaacaaaTGCATGACATTGTTTCAAATCCCAGAGATCATTTATCCAGTAGCAAACAATTAGCCTCTATATCTACCAGTGAACCAGGCACATCAGGTTTAAGTAGCACTGGTTCCACTTACCTGTTCAGCCGAAAGGATTCTCCTCACTATTTAGACAGTGACCTGAGAGATGAAAGAATGAGTCAAGGACCTAAAGAATCCCAGGGATTCCATTTTTCAAATACAAATCCTGCTGTGTCTATATACCATTCTTTCCCAAACTTACAAAGTCAGCAACTCTTTTCCAAAAATCACACTGCAGAGAGCCATAAGCAGCTTACAGGCTCAGTTTCTCAGCATCTCAGTCTTACAGAAAACAGAGAGCAAGAATCTGCAGAGGAGgaaattcattttccttctggCATTGACCCTGCAGTTTTTTTTGAATTACcagaagatgttcaaaaagaacTTTTGGCTGAGTGGAAAAGAACAGGATCCTCTTTCCAAACTGTACATGAATAAGcatgatggaaaaaaatctaaaaatatgcCAAACAAATAGTATCAACATTATGTTCCCCTCAGTCTAACAGCTTATTAAGATGTTTGATATTAAACTGTTTATTAGGTATTCAATAATGTAGAAATCTGACTAATATGAAACATTCCAGATAAAGCACAAATGGCAGAAGGGAGGTAAACTCTTACATAAAGCGTAAAAGTGTTCATATCAGAAGtaataatgtaaaatattatcttcctctcatttttaaagctattttatattgaagattttcaataaaaagaaTATCATGGTCAGCATTAGTACATATTCCATAAATTTGGgaaatgtatgcatgcatatgtaaatTTAAAATATCCACATAATGCTGAGCTATAGGAAGTTAAGGAACAGCAGTAAATGTTTCCTTTTTGAAATTTGAAGCAGCCTAAGAATCTCAGCTCACTGAGAggtatgaaaatatgaaaaatcttAGTTGCAGCTAACTTACTAAAAACATTGACTTTGCCTCAAGTAACTAATATATATTCCATAACGTAAGTTGACAACAAAATATTCAGGTTTAATGAATGGCAGTAGTCACTATGAGTTCAAATAGTTCAACTAGCTTTTATTGGCTGGGGTGGGAGGGACAGGTGGGTGCCAGAAGGTGAAAACTCCATAGGAAAGATTAAGGGTATACTGGCACTAGGACTTCTGCGTACAAGGTGGGGTTCTCATAAG from Trichosurus vulpecula isolate mTriVul1 chromosome 1, mTriVul1.pri, whole genome shotgun sequence includes:
- the POLI gene encoding DNA polymerase iota isoform X2, with the protein product MDTLGVEPEEEEDEDEEEEDEEEDTMDPQLLGAAGGPRSATGPKEAVRLAPCVQQKYLVVTCNYEARKLGVKKLMSVRDAKEKCPQLVLVNGEDLTRYREISYKVTELLEEFSPIVERLGFDENFVDVTQTVEKRLHQLQSDDYSSVAVSGHIYNNQSVNLNDILHVRLLIGSQIAAEMREAIFNQLGLTGCAGVASNKLLSKLVSGTFKPNQQTVLMPEGCQDLIGSLDHIKQMPGIGYKTTKRLESLGISSVHDLQTFSPEILEKELGISVAQRIQKLSFGEDDSPVTPSGPPQSFSEEDSFKKCSSEVEAKKKIEELLASLLNRVCKDGRKPHTIRLIIRRFSSDRHFNRESRQCPIPSHVIQKLGTGNYDVITPMVDILMKLFRNMVNVKMPFHLTLLSVCFSNLKSLPTSKKGSIEFYLTPSSSTTSHSGKRTYKMKDTHMEEFSQDKEVNWDFLPSGRIESTRPGESPLDTTNFTKEKEIHDFPFHSLPEGIDYEVFKQLPGDIQEEILSSKTREKIQGKGSLSCPLHASKGVLSFFSSKQMHDIVSNPRDHLSSSKQLASISTSEPGTSGLSSTGSTYLFSRKDSPHYLDSDLRDERMSQGPKESQGFHFSNTNPAVSIYHSFPNLQSQQLFSKNHTAESHKQLTGSVSQHLSLTENREQESAEEEIHFPSGIDPAVFFELPEDVQKELLAEWKRTGSSFQTVHE
- the POLI gene encoding DNA polymerase iota isoform X1, translating into MDTLGVEPEEEEDEDEEEEDEEEDTMDPQLLGAAGGPRSATGPKEAVRLAPSVRGQVVPAGSTSYRVIVHVDLDCFYAQVEMISHPELKGKPLGVQQKYLVVTCNYEARKLGVKKLMSVRDAKEKCPQLVLVNGEDLTRYREISYKVTELLEEFSPIVERLGFDENFVDVTQTVEKRLHQLQSDDYSSVAVSGHIYNNQSVNLNDILHVRLLIGSQIAAEMREAIFNQLGLTGCAGVASNKLLSKLVSGTFKPNQQTVLMPEGCQDLIGSLDHIKQMPGIGYKTTKRLESLGISSVHDLQTFSPEILEKELGISVAQRIQKLSFGEDDSPVTPSGPPQSFSEEDSFKKCSSEVEAKKKIEELLASLLNRVCKDGRKPHTIRLIIRRFSSDRHFNRESRQCPIPSHVIQKLGTGNYDVITPMVDILMKLFRNMVNVKMPFHLTLLSVCFSNLKSLPTSKKGSIEFYLTPSSSTTSHSGKRTYKMKDTHMEEFSQDKEVNWDFLPSGRIESTRPGESPLDTTNFTKEKEIHDFPFHSLPEGIDYEVFKQLPGDIQEEILSSKTREKIQGKGSLSCPLHASKGVLSFFSSKQMHDIVSNPRDHLSSSKQLASISTSEPGTSGLSSTGSTYLFSRKDSPHYLDSDLRDERMSQGPKESQGFHFSNTNPAVSIYHSFPNLQSQQLFSKNHTAESHKQLTGSVSQHLSLTENREQESAEEEIHFPSGIDPAVFFELPEDVQKELLAEWKRTGSSFQTVHE